A single window of Trueperaceae bacterium DNA harbors:
- a CDS encoding heme exporter protein CcmB, translating to MNDVGAVLAVARKDLLHELRSRAATVATVFFTSTTLLMIAFALGREEGVLARSAPGVLWVALVFAGVTAAAQSFQADLEDGALDHLLTYPVSRAAVYLGKMLATWAYLGALGLLLAPVATTLYGASVPGAGAAALLALTVVLGSFGFATVATFYAALTANLQAREALLPVLMFPVVVPIVLAAVRATESLMGGAAGPVGDWLLLLLGFDLVYFVACASLFHFVVDE from the coding sequence GTGAACGACGTCGGCGCCGTGCTGGCCGTCGCCCGCAAGGACCTGCTGCACGAGCTGCGCAGCCGGGCGGCGACCGTGGCCACCGTCTTCTTCACGAGCACGACGCTGCTGATGATCGCGTTCGCGCTCGGGCGCGAGGAGGGCGTGCTGGCGCGCTCGGCGCCGGGCGTGCTGTGGGTCGCGCTGGTGTTCGCGGGCGTCACGGCCGCGGCGCAGAGCTTCCAGGCCGACCTCGAGGACGGCGCCCTCGACCACCTCCTCACCTACCCGGTCTCCCGCGCCGCCGTCTACCTCGGCAAGATGCTCGCCACCTGGGCCTACCTCGGCGCCCTCGGCCTGCTGCTCGCGCCCGTCGCCACCACCCTCTACGGCGCGTCGGTGCCGGGGGCGGGCGCCGCGGCGCTGCTGGCCCTCACCGTGGTGCTCGGGTCCTTCGGCTTCGCCACCGTCGCGACCTTCTACGCCGCCCTCACCGCGAACCTGCAGGCGCGCGAGGCGCTGCTCCCCGTGCTGATGTTCCCGGTCGTAGTGCCCATCGTCCTCGCCGCCGTGCGCGCCACGGAGTCGCTCATGGGCGGCGCCGCGGGCCCGGTAGGCGACTGGCTGCTGCTGCTCCTCGGCTTCGACCTCGTCTACTTCGTGGCCTGCGCCTCCCTCTTCCACTTCGTGGTGGACGAGTGA
- the ccmA gene encoding heme ABC exporter ATP-binding protein CcmA, whose translation MTSAAPGTAPEAAGAGSALAISLRGVVRRMGRDTVLRGIDLDVAPGRLVVLRGSNGSGKTTLLRLLATRLRPHAGAGRLFGHDLVREADAARARVALLGAAGGSYPVLTGRENLRLALALAGRPRADGAVAGALERVGLGAAADKQVRFYSSGMKKRLGLARQLLVDPDLWLLDEPYAALDEEGKRLVDVCLAEAKGRGRTVLLASHEQDRNDLAPDAVVELAGGRLRLVGSPAVSGQGVAR comes from the coding sequence ATGACCTCGGCGGCGCCGGGCACCGCCCCGGAGGCGGCGGGCGCAGGGAGCGCGCTGGCGATAAGCCTGCGGGGCGTCGTCAGGCGCATGGGCCGCGACACGGTGCTGCGCGGCATCGACCTCGACGTCGCGCCGGGACGCCTCGTCGTGCTGCGCGGCAGCAACGGCTCGGGCAAGACGACGCTCCTGCGGCTCCTGGCCACGCGCCTGCGGCCGCACGCCGGCGCCGGGCGGCTCTTCGGGCACGACCTCGTGCGGGAGGCCGACGCCGCCCGGGCGCGCGTGGCCCTGCTCGGCGCGGCGGGCGGCAGCTACCCCGTGCTCACGGGTCGCGAGAACCTGCGCCTGGCGCTGGCGCTGGCCGGCAGGCCGCGCGCCGACGGCGCCGTCGCGGGCGCGCTCGAGCGCGTGGGCCTGGGCGCGGCGGCCGACAAGCAGGTCCGCTTCTACTCGAGCGGCATGAAGAAGCGCCTCGGCCTGGCGCGTCAGCTCCTCGTCGACCCCGACCTGTGGCTCCTCGACGAGCCCTACGCCGCTCTCGACGAGGAGGGCAAGCGGCTCGTGGACGTCTGCCTCGCCGAGGCCAAGGGGCGCGGGCGCACCGTGCTGCTCGCCTCGCACGAGCAGGACAGGAACGACCTGGCTCCCGACGCCGTCGTGGAGCTCGCCGGCGGGCGCCTGCGCCTGGTGGGGAGCCCGGCCGTCAGCGGCCAGGGGGTGGCCAGGTGA